GCTTTTACCAGTTTTTGTCCGATGACCCCAATCAAAAATCATTTTTCAGCGACCGGAAAGGAGTAATCGCTCAGAATGGCATGGTTGCATCGGCGCATCCCGAAGCTTCGAAAGTGGGTGTAGAAATTCTGAAAGCTGGTGGAAATGCCGTAGACGCTGCGGTGGCGGTTCAATTTGCGCTGGCTGTGGTGCATCCTTCGGCGGGTAACCTGGGTGGCGGCGGATTTTTGGTATTACGCGACAAAACCGGAAAGAGTTTCAGTATTGATTTCCGGGAAAAAGCCCCAGAAAAGGGCCACGCGGATATGTATCTCGACAAGGAAAAAAACATTATCCCCAATGCAAGTACACTAGGCCGGCTGGCGTCGGGTGTTCCCGGATCAGTAGCAGGAATGGCGGAAGCGCATGCGAAATATGGAAAGCTGCCATGGAAGCAGCTATTGCAGCCTGCGATAGACCTGGCCATGAAGGGAGTAGTGCAAACGCAGCGTGAGGCGAGAGGATTGAATGCGGTAAAAAAAGATGTCGAAAGATTGAATCCTGGCACCAAATACTTTCTCAACCCGTCTGGTAAAGATTGGGCCGAGGGTGATATTTTAATACAAAAGGATCTGGGGAAGGTTTTGAAAAGAATCCAGAAAAAGGGGCGGGACGGATTTTATAAAGGGAAAGTCGCCAGGCTTATTGTAAAGGATATTAATCAAAATGGAGAAGGTATCATCAGCAAAAACGACCTCGCCGACTATCACGCTCAATGGCGTGAGGCCATTTCTGAGAATTATAAGGATTACAAAATAATTACCATGGCGCCTCCTTCCAGCGGCGGTATAGCATTGATCCAGCTTATGCGGCTCACCGAATCTTACCCGCTCCGAAAATGGGGGTGGCATAGCGACTCGACGATACAGGTGATGATCGAAGCGGAACGCAGGGTATACGCCGACCGTGCCAAATTTCTCGGCGATCCTGACTTTGTAAAAGTCCCGCAGGAAACACTCATGAGCAGGGATTATCTCGCGAAAAGATGGACGGATTTTGACTGGAGCAAAGCTACTGACAGTAAGAATGTCGGCGGAGGCACATTGCCGGGTTATGAGAGCCTGGAAACAACTCACTTTTCAGTCGTCGATAAAGAAGGAAATGCAGTATCCCTCACTACCACATTGAACGGCGGCTACGGAAGCCGGGTGGTTATCAAAGGCGGAGGCTTTTTCATGAATAATGAAATGGATGATTTCAGTATCAAAGCCGGTGCACCAAATATGTACGGACTGATTGGTAATAAAGCCAATGCCATTGCGCCGGGTAAAAGAATGCTTTCTTCCATGACGCCCACTATTATTGAAAAAGATGGGAAGCTGCTGATGGTCGTGGGTACACCCGGCGGCTCGACGATCATTACATCGGTTTATCAGACCATATTAAATGTATTGGAACATGGAATGACCATGCAACAGTCAGTGAATGCATTGAAATTTCATCATCAATGGCTGCCGGATGTAACCACCTTTGAAGCAAACGCATTCTCGGCTGCCTCTATCAAGAAACTGCAGGATAAAGGCTACAGGCTGGAACAGCAGCGCAATACGATCGGGCGGATGGATTGCATTCTGGTATTGCCCGACGGAACACTGGAAGGCGGCTCAGATCCCAGGGGAGACGACACAGCAGTCGGGTATTGAAATTGGCCCGGGTTGCTGAGATTTAAGATACAACTATTTGTATTTTTCCTGTAAAAGAACTTAACTTCGAGTGGGCAAGTAACCGTTTGTAAATGCCCCCATCCGCCATGAAAAAGTTTGTTTATATATTTCTATTACTCATCACATCCCTTGCTGCTTGTAAAAAAGAACGTGACAAGCTGGATGTTGTGCCTGAGCCGGGATCTACGGGAGACGCCAAGGCTGCTGAATTTCTGAAATCCCTGCGTGTCACGGGCGTTGAAGAGGTAAGCTTTGATTCTGTCAGTAACAGTTTTTACGTTAACCTGCCCGATACCTACAATGCGGAGGAAGCCGAGGTGATATTGTCAATGCAGCAGGATATCGTGCTGGTCGACAGTTTGGACAAACCTATCAATGGAAATGTTATTTTACATGCATACAAAGGCACTCCGCCACTGCGTTTCCAACTGAGGGACAAAAGCGACAAGAAATGGTTTTATTTTAATGTATACTTCAATTTTTCCGGAACGCCTCAGATAGAGCTTTTGCAAAAAGAGATTCCAATCAATGCATCCGGGGCCAATTTACCGCTTCGTTTTACTGCGAAAGTCGGCAGCATTCCTTCTTCTGTTGAGCAACTGGGGCCTATAGTAAAGATCTCCAACAAAAAAACGGGATTTTTCATGGAAAGCAGCTACTACTCCCTGACAACGCCGCTGTATCTGGGTGCAACGGAGGAACTGATCACGAACGATCCGCTGACTATGGAGTTTAAGTTTTTCAATCAAACCCCTGTTGTATTTGAAGGAATCAAGTTCACGCGTGGAGTTCCTAACTTATACGCCACGCCCTCATATAAATTCCAGTATAGTTACAAAGACACACTCAAAGCTGCAGGTGGCTATTTTCTGCCTCAGGAAAAATATACCGTTAAAATTTCCAGTGACTTCCTCGCCGCACCTGTTAGCGTCGCAGCTAAGGTTGAAGATGCACAAATGCTGACGCTTGACAAAATTCCGGCCAACTTACCCCAGGGTTCTTACTTGGCTTCCTTTTATGAAAAAGAGACCCTGCTGGGCAAGATCAGTATACAAATTTCCAATTTTGAAACCGATTGTCTGGAAACAATCTGGAAAGGTGATGTAAATAAGGCACTTGACCGGAATGTAGAACCCTTGTCTTTTAGCAAGGGCGATGTTTTTTACGCAAAATCACTGCCGCTCACATTCGGATCGGCGGATACGAACTTTGATGTAAACAGATTACCGCGGCTGCGACTGAGATCGCCGGGCAAAACAGTAGACCTGGCTCCTAAACTGGTCGTTTATGACTGGGCAGTCGCTGGAAGAAGTTTTGCCCTCGGACAGTACACAATTCCGGCAGACCTTCCAGCAGGCGAATATGCAGTTACAGGCATTTATACCAATCGCTTCGAAACGCAGCCTTACTGGTCGAAGCTGAAAGTAAAATAATATAGCTAGCTTATTCTTGTCAATTCCCCGATCAGCCCGCTGAATTCGGGGAATTCTGCTTTTAATGCTTCTCTTTCGGCCATTTCAAAATCCTGGAAATCGAAACCCGGCGCCACGGTACAGCCAACCAAGGCATAGCTACTTCCTTTCGCAGGTCGCGAGCCAAACCACTTTCCAGCAGGTACAACCGCCTGAAAAGCCTCGCCTTTATCAGGATTATTGCCTAATCTGATAATTTCAAGCTCCCTCGTTTCTGGATCAATTACAAAAATTTCAAGCGCTTCTCCTGCATAGAAATGCCACATTTCATCCGATTGGATCCTGTGAAATGCAGAAAAATGATGGCTTTCCAACAGAAAATAAATGCCAGTTGAAAAAGAGCGGGCGCCGTTAAAACGGATGGGCAAACCCTGCGGATCAATCGTTTCCGCAGCCCTATAAGTCTCTGCGTAATACCCTCCCTCGGGATGAGGCAGCAATCCGTACTTGTCAATCCAATACTTCGCTGGTTTCATAGCTGCAAATTAGATTTCAATTTAAGGCTGATCTCCGATAAATAAACTTTTATGAAAGATATTATAAGCAACTGCCGCATTTTCGTACATTTGATCAAATTTAATCTTAAATGATCAAAAATAATCATTATGAATAGCAACGTAAAAATTGTAAACGAAGAGATATTATCAGATAACTGGTACACGCTTAGAAAATATACTTTCGACTACCAGCGCGCCGATGGGCAGTGGGAACGCCAGAGCCGGGAAGCTTACGATAGAGGGAATGGGGCGACTATATTACTGTATAATACTGAAAAGCAGACGGTTGTATTAACAAGACAGTTTAGACTGCCTACTTACACCAATGGAAATACAAATGGAATGCTGATTGAAGCATGCGCCGGACTCCTCGACCGCGACAATGCGGAAGATTGCATACGAAGAGAAACAGAGGAAGAAACCGGCTATAAACTTACGTCTGTCAAAAAAATCTTCGAAGCATACATGTCTCCGGGCTCCGTGACAGAGATTCTCTATTTCTTTGTCGCGGAATACTCCGACGATATGAAGGTAAGTAACGGCGGCGGCTGCGATACCGAGCAGGAAAATATTGAAGTGATGGAAATTCCATTCACCGAAGCTCAGGCAATGCTGGCACGCGGGGAAATACGGGACGCTAAAACGATCATGCTATTGCAATACGCGCAAATACATCATCTGATAAAAGAAAAGCAGACTGAAGATCAATTCTGACCGACAATCTGCTCATATCATTTTCAAAAAACCTAGGAAATAGGATCTGGTGTTGGCGTTACTTCCGTAGTTGAGGAACCTGTTCCCTTGTTACCAACAAACTTTTCGTACAGATCCTTCAAAAAGGTTTCCACGTCCGGGAAATTGCCTTTCAATGTTTCTGAGCCTTTAGTTTTCAGCTCTTCGAAGTATTCAGGAGCTTTATCAAATGCGCCTTCGGCCTCCGCTTTCAGGCTATTCGCTTTTGTCTTCAGATCTTCCAGAAGCTTCTCTCCTTCTTCCGTCTGAAGATACTTGTGAGCAGCGACTCCCGCCGCGGCGCCCAGAATGAATGTGGCCAGATGTTTTGAATTGATGCCCATGATTTCCAGTTACTTAGTTTAGCTTGAATTTAAACAACCATTCCTTTAATCCCAAGAGGCTTGCCCTATCGATGCGTTTTATATCAAAAAATTATGCCCGCATCGATGCGGGCATGGATATATCTCTATTTAATTTCAAAAGCCGCCTGCATCCGGTAGCTTATCTTGATCTTCTGGTATTGCACCTCGCTATCTGTCACGGCATCGGCCGACTCGGCCGCAAATGCGCGGACGTTTGCCTTTGCGAAGACAGGCTGCGGAAAATACAGGTTTTCGTCCAGTTCTTTTATTTCAAGCACTTTGCCCAGCTTTTGATCCAGTGACGCAACCAGATATTCAGCTTTGGTTTTGGCTGCTTTCAGCGCGTCGATTTTTACCTGTTTCTTAAACTCCTCCTTTTTAGAATGGTCTACGCGGGCGACATTGGCATATTGTACACCACGGCTTTCCACTTTGGACAAAATTCCGTCAAGCTTTTCGGGGCTCGCCACTTTCAGCTCATACTGTTTGTTTTCAAGGAAAGTCGCGGGTTTTTTCTTTTTATCAACGTAATTCTGATAACCACCCACTCCGCTGATCGACAGGCTTTCTTTCGGCAGGCCGGCGTCGGCCACAGCCTTGATCAGTTGTTTTTCCAACGTACTGATATTGACCTTATCCTTCTGATTTTTTTCGTCCGTATAATACTCCCGAAGTGAGATGCTGAAATATATCTCGTCGGGCACAACTTCCATCTCTGCAAAGCCGGCTACTTCTATATTCGGAACCTGCATAAGTTGTTCGGATTTAACCTGTGAAAATGCCGGAGACAATGCTGCAGCGGCGAAAAGAAAACTTGAAAAAAATGCTTTTTTCATGGCTTTATTAAAGAAAAATGATTGGAAAAAACTGTGTTGAGCTATTTAACGTGACGAAGCAGCTAAACGTTTCAACGAAGGTTAGATGCAAAAGCACAAGCGAAGGTTTAAGGCCGTTTGCAATTCTTAACAATAAAAAATGGAAGACAATATGCTACATTGGTCTTCCACTTACAAAATCACGCGGGCGCAGCTCAGGTAAAATTCTGGTAAATCGAGTCCATAATACGCACAAAATGTTGATAGTCAGAATCATTAAGACTGCCCCAGCCTTTTCTGCGAATATCAGCTACGATCGGAAATGCCTTGTTGTAACAGGACTCACCATTTTTGGTAAGAAAGAGGTTAAATTTTCTGCGGTCACCGGCGGCAGGTCCGCGTTCCACAAGCCCCTTTTTTTCCAGCAGATCGATGATCCGCGTTACAGTCGGCGGATCTTTAAAAGTCATTTCAGCCAGTTCGTTCTGACTGATTCCCTGTTTTCGAAATATATGGTCAATCAATACCCACTGATCTACTGTCAGATCAAAACCTGCTTCTGTTAATTGTTTCTGTAAGGCGTTACGAATCTTTTTGATAGTCGTGTCTATTTTAAAAAAATAGGCCCGATGATCCGAATGATGTGTCATGTGGAAAGTTGAAGTTTAGCTATTGAGTATATACCAGAGTTTATAAGTCCAGCTAACAATTCGTCTACTAATTATTGCAGCAAAAAATCAATCATTCTTACCATTGGTCCTCGACTTATTGCCTGCCAATAAATACCACCCTGATATCGCATAGAAGTAATTCTTTATTCCTTGAAACAATGAAGGGTTTCGGACAAGATTATTCTATAAACCTTACATACATTTTCTACTGACAAGCACACGCATTACAGTATTTCCAAAAAGCCTCCCGGGATTATACCTGGCTCTGCTGAGGACACACTAATAAAACGAAAACGCTCCTGAACAGTGCGATCAGAAGCGTTTTCATTATCTAATTAATCCGCTAAGCCGAATTCCGCGCCGCATTGATAATACCAAACATCGCGCGCATAATCAGCTGGTTGTAAGTTTCTACATCTGCCGTCAAATCTTTGGGGTCGCTGGCGAGCATTTGAAGTGCGTATTGCTGAATTGTGATCAGTGGCAACACAATTCGTTCGCGCGTTTTAATAGAAACTTTTGTAACGTTATTGCTGTCCAATAGCTCCTTTTGACCGGAAACATCCAGCAGCAAATCTCGCGTCAGGATAAATTCATCGTACATCTTGTCCCAAAACTCCCGGTACTCCTCTTCATCACGAAGATATTTGGTAGCAGGGAAAAATGCCTTTGAAAGCGACTGCATTGAATTTTCTATGAGTGTCCGGAAAAACAGCGACTTCTTATAAAGCTGCTTAATATCCTCAACCTTGTTTTCACCCTCCATCTGGCGGATTGCAGATCCAAAACCATAGAAACCGGGTACATTCTGTTTCATTTGCGCCCAGGAGCCGACAAACGGAATAGCCCGCAAATCTTCAAATTTCAACCCCTCATCGTCATTTCCACGCTTTGTTGGGCGGCTGCCGATATTTGTCTGGCCATAGAAGCGCAATGGCGTCTTTTTATCCAGATACTTTACAAACATCGGGTGGTTTTTGAGTTCCAGGTACGACTCGTATGCGGCGACCGCCATTTCCTCGATCAATGTTTTGTCTTCGCTGCTCAGTTCATCCTCAGCCCGGTTTCCACGGAACAAATGATTTTCCAGCCCTGCCGTAAACAATCTTTCCAGATTATACATGGCTGTAGTAACTGTTCCATAATTGGAGCTAATCGTCTGGCCCTGAACTGTTAACTGAATTTCCTTATCTTCGATATCCGATCCGAGAGACGAGTAGAAGTTGTGGTTGTTACCTCCGCCCCTTGCCGGAGGTCCGCCTCTTCCGTCGAAAAATGTGACTTTGATTCCAAATTCGCGCGACACTTTTGTTAATTCTTCTTTCGCACGGTAGATCGACCAGTTGGCTCGAAGATACCCTCCGTCTTTTGTTCCGTCAGAAAAACCGACCATAATAGTCTGGTGATTCTCACGATTTTGCAGATGATTGCGGTAAAATTCGTTCCGATAGAGCCTGGTCATAATTTCCGGCGCATTCGCAAGATCGTCCACTGTCTCAAACAGTGGCACCACGTCGAGCGCCAGTTTGCCGTTTACATCTGCGATAAGGTTCTTCGCTAATGCAACTACCTGCATTACATTCAATGCAGATGTGTTATTGCTGATCACATAGCGGTGAGCACCTTTTTCGCCATTTTTTTCCTGGATCGTTTTGATCGCCCGGATTGAGCCAAGTATATCTTTTGTGAGCGGATCTTCGTAATCTTCGTCGCGTAACGGAATATTGAGCGACAGCAGCATTTCAATTTTCTTCTCCTCGTCCCAGCCTTCAAAGTCGCTGTATTTCAATAGCGGGATTTTCTTTTCGAGTCTCTTGAGAATATCCTCCCACGCTTTCCCGTGCTTTCTGCTGTCCTGACGAACATCAAGACTTGCGAAGAAAAATCCGAACAGATTAAGTTTCAGTATAAAATTATCCAGCAACTCTACGAAAAGCCCCTGATGCTTGGTTACCAGCACTTCGCGTGCAGATAACAGTTCATCGATCAGCTCCTGCGCATTCGCATATCCCTGATCAAAAGGACCGAAGATCGTACTGTTCATTTTTCTTTCCGCCAGCGACACCGCTTCATCAACTCCCTTAAAAGTGAGTCTTCTCTTCAATGTGCGTAGATCGCGGTAATAACTGCGTAAAAGTGTTTCCCGCAGTCTTTCAGCCACCTGCAAAGTAGTTTCAGGGTTAACGAATGGATTTCCGTCCCGGTCGCCGCCTGGCCAGAAGCCGAGCCTGAAAACATTTGGATAGGGCCAGTCATGCACACTCATGCCCAATCCATTGATCAGTTTTTCTAGAATGGAGGGAATTGCGTCATAATATACATTTTCCAAAAACCAGCAAAGGCTAACCGCCTCATCAAACGGGCTGGGTTTTTCATGATTGATAAATGCTGTTTTTCCAAGTTGCAAAAGCAGCTGATTTACCTCCGTGAAATCATTTTTCTTTATTGCATCTTCCAGGTCGTTGATGATTCCAAGTACCTTTCCTGAATAAAATTGCGTCGGATGTGCAGTTAAGACAATTCGGACACTAAAATCTTCGAGTTTTGCGAGCAGCTTCTTTTTCAGTTCGTCGCTCTCGAGTCGCTCTGTCAAATAAGTGACGGAGCCTTTGCCAGTCAGGTCGTGCGTCTGATCAAAAGCGGCGTCTTCAACAGAATCGAACAGAACTACCTGTCTTTCAATATACTGTATAAATAAAAAGAGCAGATCTGTTCTTTCTTTTGGCGTTGCGGTTTCTAGTAATTCCGAGAAAAAGTGCTCAATGATTTCTTTGGGCGATTTTCCTTCCTGAAAACCTGTTTCACTCTGCTGGGTCAGTATTGGAAGTAACGAGCCCGTCTGAAAAATACCCCTGTAAGGCAAACTCAGAAAAAGGCTGTTGAAAATATTATACTTCGTTACAACTGCGTCCTGAAAACTGTTATTCATAATGTTGTTACCAAATTATATTCTGAAACCCTCTATCAAGGTCAAATATAATCTTAAAAAATGGCTTTCAGGCTTTCGGATGGGCTTGCTGATGTGTTTTTTTCAGCTTTTCGATGGAGTTGTGCGTATAAATCTGAGTTGCAGCAAGATTAGCGTGCCCGAGTAATTCCTTGATCGCATTCAGGTCGGCGCCCCGGTTCAGCAGGTGCGTCGCGTAAGTGTGACGCAGCACGTGAGGGCTTTTCTGAGTAAGTGTAGTTACGGCGGACAAATGCTTTTTCACCAATCTTTGAACGAAAACCGGATAACCCGCTTTTCCTGAATCTGTTATGATCAGACTATCCGTTTCCGCAATATCCGCTCTTTGCACAAGATAATCAGATAAAAGTTTGACAAGCGAGGCACCGACAGGTACAATACGCTCTTTGGACCTTTTTCCAAAAACACGGATCGTTCGCGCCGGCAGGTTGAGATGTTTCACTTCAAGGTCAAGCAATTCAGCCAGACGAATACCACTTCCGTATAACAATTCTAGTACCACCCTGTCGCGCCTACCTGTGAAATCGTCAGTAAAAAAATCCTCCTGAAAAAGCATTTCCATAGCTTTTTCCTCTACAAAAGCAGGAAGTTTTTTCCGGGTTTTTAATGCAGACAATACCTTGGTCGGATCTTTTGGAATCAGCTGCTTTCGTCGTAAAAAACCATAATAACTTCGGAGAGAAGCTATTTTCCGGTTTACAGAAGTTGGATTCAATCCTTCCTCCATCAAACTGACTATCCATGAGCGAAGCATGGCCGGCTGGGCGGATTCCGGAGTATCGCAGTCATATTGAAACAACAGATACTTTTGAAACTGATCCAGATCTGTCTGGTAAGATTTCACCGTATGCGCGCTGGCACGTTTCTCAAATGTCAGGAATTCCAGAAATGAGGCTATCATAGCGGACAATATACAAAAAAGAGCTATCTGAAATCAGACAGCTCTTTTTTGTATGGATACACTGATCCTATAAATTTCATTCAGAAACCTTTCCTTATGGACTAGTCTTCTAAATGACCGTAAGTTTTCTCTTTATAAACGGCACGCAAAACTTCGAAACGACGTCTAACAGATGGTTTTTCGAAAGCTGTACGGGCACGGAGCTGACGCATTGTACCGGTCCTTTCAAATTTCTTCTTGTAACGCTTAAGAGCGCGGTCAATCGATTCGTTGTCTTTAATGTTGATAATCAGCATGCTTCTTAATGTAATGTTTTTTGAATTGGTTTCTGAAATCGGACTGCAAAGAAAACTTATATTCGACAGAAAATCAAGAAATAACTCATTAAAAATTAGGTTATTTTTGCAATCATTGTCAGGGTAAGAAAGCAACGCCATTATTACGCAGCCACATATGAGCGCCAGACTCAGTATTATTGATTTAGGAACAAACACTTTTCATCTCTTAATTGTCGAAAAGGAAGAAAACCGGTTTTCAACTATTTTTCATGACAGCAAACCTGCGCGTATAGGTTTAGGAGGGATCAACAAAAAAATAATTACTGCGGAGGCTACGGACCGGGCTCTCAATGTACTGCAATACTTTCAGGAAAAGCTTGATCATTTTGATATAAAGCCGGAAAATACTTTCGCATTTGGTACCAGTGCGATTCGCAATGCTGAAAATCAGGCGGAATTTTGCGATGCAGTATCGGCTAAAACCGGAATCCGCATTACTGTTATCGATGGAAATAAGGAAGCTGAATACATTTATAATGGCGTGCGGTTTGGGACCAATATTGGCGATGCGCCCGCGCTGATCATGGATATCGGCGGCGGAAGCGTTGAGTTTATTATAGGTAACCACGCTCAGATTTTCTGGAAACAGAGTTTTGAAATCGGCGGCCAGCGGCTTATGGAGAAATTCATGCGAAACGATCCGCTTTCTGTTGCCGACAAGAAAAATATCTACAATTATTTTGAAGAGCACCTCATCCCGTTGGCGAATGCAGTACACCAATATGCGCCCGAAAAACTGATCGGCTCCTCGGGAACCTTCGATACACTGGTGGATATTGATTTTCAATACCGCACAAAGAAGGCACCCCCGTCCGGGCAAACCGACTTTGATTTGACAGTTCAGGAGTTTTACAGGGCGTATAGTCTGATACTATCTGGAAACCATGACGAGCGAATGCAAATTCCGGGTATGATCGAGCTGCGGGTTGATATGATCGTAGTGGCAGTGTGCCTGGTCGACTATGTTTTGAAAACTTATGGAATTCAACAAATCCAGGTATCAAGTTATGCGCTCAAAGAGGGCGTTTTAGCCCAGTTATTAGCCGCCTGATGTTGAGCCTTTTTTCTGCTATCACTTAATAATTCAGTAAACAAACCCTATGAAATTAATTCGCTGCCTCCTACTGACAGGTCTAGCCCTCGTGTATCTGACAGATGCTAATGCACAAAAGAAAAAGAAGAAAGAGGAAAAGAAGGAAGATGTAAAAATCGAAAAGGCTGTAGACGCGATGGCCAGCGCGGTTAAAGACAAGCTAAAAGACGAAAAGCAAAAAAAGGGCCCGAAACCCTTTAAGGAACTGATCGACACAAGTGCAGTAAGCCAGAAAGGCATGATTTCAGTGCACAAAAAGGATGACAAATGGTATTTCGAAATACCTGACTCATTGCTGAACCGGGATATCATGGCTGTTACACGTTATTCCAAAACAGCAGCGGGCGGCGGGATTTTTGGCGGCGAGGAAGTGAACAGGCAGATGATCCGCTGGGAAAGAGGAATGGACGATAACCTGTTGCTACGCTCGGTAACAGTGGTATTGACAAGTCCTGACAGTACCAAACCTATTTTTCAGGCGGTGAAGAATTCAAATTCAGATCCGATTATCGGGGTTTTTGATATCAAAGCAGCAAAAAAGGAGCCGGAAGGTAAATCTTCGGTCATTGAGGTAACTGATTTTTTCAATGCGGATAATCAGGTTTTTTCGCTAAGCTCGGTAAACAAACAATTGCTCAAACTGACCACGTTCAAAAAGGAAGCATCGTTTATCGAAAAAATCCGCACTTATCCGATCAACACGGAAATACGCACGGTTAAGACTTTTTCGGTAACGCCGCAAATGCTCAGTACCTCGCCTACCCCTTCTATCGGGCAATACCTTCCCTCGGGCCTTGATGCGGGCGTGGTGACCTTTGAAATGAACACCTCGCTGATATTACTTCCCGCAAAACCCATGCAAAAAAGATTTTTTGACAGCCGGGTCGGCTATTTTGCAAATCAATATGCCGTTTTTGGAGAAGAATCGCACCGCTCGGATACAGAGGTATTTGCAGTAAGATGGCGCCTGGAACCGAAAAATGCGGATGATGCTGCGAAGCAGAAAAACGGTGAATTGATTGAACCCAAAAAACCAATCGTCTACTATATTGATCCTGCTACTCCTGAAAAATGGCGCAAGTACCTGAAAGCCGGTGTTGACGACTGGCAGGTTGCATTTGAAAAAGCCGGCTGGAAAAACGCAATCCGGGGCGAGTACTGGCCGGAAAAGGATACGACGATGAGCCTGGAAGACGCCCGCTATTCGGTGATCCGCTATTTCGCGGCTGATATTCAGAATGCTTACGGACCAAATGTACACGATCCGAGGAGCGGCGAGATTTTGGAAAGCCACATTGGCTGGTACCATAATGTCATGCGTTTGCTGCGCAACTGGTATATCATTCAGGCCGGTGCTGTTGATCCGAAAGCAAGAACAAAGAAGTTTGACGATGAGTTAATGGGAGAGCTGGTACGTTTCGTTTCCTCCCACGAAATAGGACATACCCTTGGCCTGCGGCATAATATGGGCGCGAGCTCGGCTACGCCGGTTGAAAAATTGCGGGATAAAGAGTGGATCAAAGAACATGGGCACACTGCTTCCATCATGGATTATGCTCGGTTTAACTACGTGGCTCAGCCGGAAGACGGCATTACCGATCTTTTTCCAAGAATCGGGGATTATGATAAATGGGCGATTCAATGGGGTTACAGCTATTTCCCTGATGTGGATGATCCGAAGGCGGAGAAAGCATTGCTGA
This Dyadobacter sp. UC 10 DNA region includes the following protein-coding sequences:
- a CDS encoding tyrosine-type recombinase/integrase, whose protein sequence is MIASFLEFLTFEKRASAHTVKSYQTDLDQFQKYLLFQYDCDTPESAQPAMLRSWIVSLMEEGLNPTSVNRKIASLRSYYGFLRRKQLIPKDPTKVLSALKTRKKLPAFVEEKAMEMLFQEDFFTDDFTGRRDRVVLELLYGSGIRLAELLDLEVKHLNLPARTIRVFGKRSKERIVPVGASLVKLLSDYLVQRADIAETDSLIITDSGKAGYPVFVQRLVKKHLSAVTTLTQKSPHVLRHTYATHLLNRGADLNAIKELLGHANLAATQIYTHNSIEKLKKTHQQAHPKA
- the rpsU gene encoding 30S ribosomal protein S21, producing MLIINIKDNESIDRALKRYKKKFERTGTMRQLRARTAFEKPSVRRRFEVLRAVYKEKTYGHLED
- a CDS encoding Ppx/GppA phosphatase family protein; translation: MSARLSIIDLGTNTFHLLIVEKEENRFSTIFHDSKPARIGLGGINKKIITAEATDRALNVLQYFQEKLDHFDIKPENTFAFGTSAIRNAENQAEFCDAVSAKTGIRITVIDGNKEAEYIYNGVRFGTNIGDAPALIMDIGGGSVEFIIGNHAQIFWKQSFEIGGQRLMEKFMRNDPLSVADKKNIYNYFEEHLIPLANAVHQYAPEKLIGSSGTFDTLVDIDFQYRTKKAPPSGQTDFDLTVQEFYRAYSLILSGNHDERMQIPGMIELRVDMIVVAVCLVDYVLKTYGIQQIQVSSYALKEGVLAQLLAA
- a CDS encoding zinc-dependent metalloprotease, which produces MKLIRCLLLTGLALVYLTDANAQKKKKKEEKKEDVKIEKAVDAMASAVKDKLKDEKQKKGPKPFKELIDTSAVSQKGMISVHKKDDKWYFEIPDSLLNRDIMAVTRYSKTAAGGGIFGGEEVNRQMIRWERGMDDNLLLRSVTVVLTSPDSTKPIFQAVKNSNSDPIIGVFDIKAAKKEPEGKSSVIEVTDFFNADNQVFSLSSVNKQLLKLTTFKKEASFIEKIRTYPINTEIRTVKTFSVTPQMLSTSPTPSIGQYLPSGLDAGVVTFEMNTSLILLPAKPMQKRFFDSRVGYFANQYAVFGEESHRSDTEVFAVRWRLEPKNADDAAKQKNGELIEPKKPIVYYIDPATPEKWRKYLKAGVDDWQVAFEKAGWKNAIRGEYWPEKDTTMSLEDARYSVIRYFAADIQNAYGPNVHDPRSGEILESHIGWYHNVMRLLRNWYIIQAGAVDPKARTKKFDDELMGELVRFVSSHEIGHTLGLRHNMGASSATPVEKLRDKEWIKEHGHTASIMDYARFNYVAQPEDGITDLFPRIGDYDKWAIQWGYSYFPDVDDPKAEKALLNTLTKEAYEDSRLHFGTEISPYDPRYQTEDLGDNAMKASEYGIKNLKRIVPNLIEWSKEDGESYKELDEIYSNVTAQYRRYLGHVIKNIGGIYDDPITYDMEGQTFTPVSKEIQKEAVNFLNAQLFKTPAWLLDQNIMNKIKPETGVEAIKALHEYAITTLFAGDRAVRLMETGLTSKNYTLDELFTDLESGIWSEVKTGKNIDLYRRNLQKVYAEKLIDLLKPGKANVQSIPVGITYGFSTRVVELEKTDLPSIARAHLESIKTSITSALPKTTDKISKYHLQDVLQRIKQNLDPK